Proteins encoded by one window of Enterococcus faecalis:
- the rph gene encoding ribonuclease PH — MIRHDSRAPKELRKITIETNVFKHPEGSVVISFGDTKVICSATVEEKVPPFLRGGGTGWVAAEYSMLPRATNTRNIRESAKGKLTGRTMEIQRLIGRSLRAVVDLEKLGERSIVVDCDVIQADGGTRTASITGAFVALRLAVNHLLMTGALAEDPIKEHLAAVSVGILPDGYCVLDLDYAEDSNAAVDMNIVMTESGEFVEIQGTGEEATFSGDELNAMLFYGKTGIEELITYQKEALYALASEEVPSQDSEEKVIVIATRNPGKAKEFSSIFGEKGYTVKTLLDYPNLPDVEETGRTFEENARLKAETIAEILQKPVLADDSGLIVDALGGMPGIYSARFAGEPTNDASNNAKLLHELTGVPKEKRQARFHCTLVFAEPKKESLVVEAEWPGEVGTIPRGEGGFGYDSLFYVPELGKTAAELSGEEKNKVSHRGQAVAKLKEQWEEWLKK, encoded by the coding sequence ATGATTAGACATGATAGTCGTGCACCAAAAGAATTGCGAAAGATCACTATTGAAACCAATGTTTTTAAACATCCAGAAGGTTCGGTGGTTATTTCGTTTGGCGATACAAAAGTAATTTGCTCAGCCACTGTCGAAGAAAAGGTTCCCCCATTTTTACGAGGCGGGGGAACAGGTTGGGTAGCAGCTGAATATAGCATGCTCCCTCGCGCGACGAACACAAGAAATATTCGGGAAAGTGCGAAAGGAAAATTAACAGGGCGAACAATGGAGATTCAACGTTTGATTGGGCGGTCATTGCGAGCTGTTGTTGACTTAGAAAAGTTAGGGGAACGGAGCATTGTTGTCGATTGTGATGTGATTCAAGCAGATGGGGGAACCCGTACAGCTAGTATTACAGGCGCTTTTGTTGCTCTACGCTTAGCAGTCAATCATTTATTGATGACTGGTGCGCTAGCGGAAGACCCAATTAAAGAGCATTTAGCTGCTGTCAGCGTGGGTATTTTACCCGATGGTTATTGTGTGCTGGACTTAGATTACGCAGAGGACTCGAATGCTGCAGTGGATATGAACATCGTGATGACCGAGTCTGGTGAATTTGTGGAAATTCAAGGAACCGGTGAAGAAGCTACCTTCTCAGGAGATGAGTTAAATGCCATGCTCTTTTATGGAAAAACAGGGATTGAGGAATTAATTACGTATCAGAAAGAAGCGCTTTATGCTTTAGCCTCTGAAGAAGTCCCTTCGCAAGATTCAGAAGAGAAAGTGATTGTCATTGCGACTAGAAATCCTGGTAAAGCGAAAGAGTTTAGTTCAATTTTTGGTGAAAAAGGATATACAGTTAAGACGTTATTAGATTATCCGAATTTGCCAGATGTAGAAGAAACTGGTCGAACATTTGAAGAAAATGCTCGTCTAAAAGCTGAAACAATTGCAGAAATTTTACAGAAACCAGTATTAGCAGATGATTCAGGATTAATTGTTGATGCGTTAGGGGGAATGCCAGGAATCTATTCTGCTCGTTTTGCTGGTGAACCAACTAATGATGCTTCAAATAATGCGAAACTATTGCACGAGTTAACGGGCGTGCCAAAAGAAAAAAGACAAGCGCGTTTCCATTGTACATTGGTTTTTGCTGAACCAAAGAAAGAAAGTCTGGTGGTCGAAGCTGAATGGCCAGGAGAAGTCGGTACGATTCCTCGTGGTGAAGGAGGCTTTGGGTACGATTCACTTTTCTATGTTCCAGAGCTTGGTAAGACGGCAGCTGAATTGTCTGGAGAAGAGAAAAATAAAGTCAGTCATCGTGGACAAGCAGTGGCAAAATTAAAAGAACAATGGGAAGAATGGCTAAAAAAATAG
- a CDS encoding winged helix-turn-helix transcriptional regulator, translating into MEKVKTESFVLCPKFEKSFSILGKKWNGLIIDVLLERGPQRFGELKEKIPMLSDRVLVERLKELEAEGIITKAVRCGEGNRLEYFLTEKGEDLQLAMEQIQHWAEKWVKDEECS; encoded by the coding sequence ATGGAAAAAGTAAAAACAGAATCGTTTGTACTTTGTCCCAAATTTGAAAAATCATTTTCAATACTTGGTAAAAAATGGAATGGTTTAATTATTGATGTTTTATTAGAACGAGGTCCTCAACGTTTTGGCGAATTAAAAGAAAAAATTCCAATGTTAAGTGATCGTGTCTTAGTAGAGCGATTGAAGGAACTAGAAGCTGAAGGAATTATCACCAAAGCTGTTCGTTGCGGTGAAGGAAATCGCTTAGAATATTTCCTGACCGAAAAAGGCGAAGACTTGCAATTAGCAATGGAACAAATTCAACATTGGGCAGAAAAATGGGTAAAAGACGAAGAATGCAGTTGA
- a CDS encoding amino acid ABC transporter permease, translating to MFLLANISWLEEGPFALYRWEALFQDWRIFGQAFLYTILLSLGAILVAFALGIFFGSLSATKSKLLHAISRVYVEFFQNTPLLIQFIVVYYGFPLLSPLLSFSITTIAILCVGLYHGAYISEVVRSGIGAVPRGQFEAAYSQGLTYGQTMRYVILPQAWRIMLPPLTNQVVNLIKNTSTVAIISGADVMFAANSWSSVNLNYIPAFALAGFLYFILCFPLANLARKMEEKNKKAYSR from the coding sequence ATGTTTTTGTTAGCCAATATTTCCTGGCTTGAAGAAGGGCCATTTGCCTTATATCGTTGGGAGGCTTTATTTCAAGATTGGCGAATTTTTGGTCAGGCATTTCTCTATACTATTCTGCTTTCTTTAGGAGCGATCTTAGTTGCCTTTGCTTTAGGCATTTTCTTTGGCAGTTTATCAGCGACCAAAAGTAAACTTTTACACGCAATTAGTCGTGTCTATGTAGAATTTTTTCAAAACACACCTTTGTTGATTCAATTTATCGTAGTCTATTATGGCTTTCCTCTGCTAAGTCCGCTGCTTTCATTTTCTATTACTACGATTGCCATTCTGTGTGTAGGCCTCTATCATGGCGCCTACATTTCTGAAGTGGTTCGCTCAGGAATCGGAGCTGTCCCAAGAGGGCAATTTGAAGCGGCTTACTCCCAAGGATTAACGTACGGTCAAACGATGCGGTATGTGATTTTACCACAAGCATGGCGGATTATGTTACCGCCTTTAACCAATCAAGTAGTGAACCTAATTAAAAATACGTCAACAGTTGCCATTATTTCTGGCGCTGACGTAATGTTTGCTGCCAATAGTTGGTCGTCTGTCAACTTGAACTATATTCCCGCCTTTGCGCTTGCTGGTTTCTTATATTTCATTCTTTGCTTCCCATTAGCGAATTTGGCTAGAAAAATGGAAGAAAAAAATAAGAAAGCATATAGCAGATAG
- a CDS encoding amino acid ABC transporter ATP-binding protein, producing the protein MISLEHVNKYFGEHHVLKDITLNVEQGEKIVIIGPSGSGKSTLIRCMNQLEKVNDGSVVIDNIDITKPKAPIQKVRQKVAMVFQNFNLYAHKTIIDNLTLAPIKVMGVSKEEAVRTGMEYLERVGLADKASAYPSQLSGGQQQRVAIARALNMHPEIILFDEPTSALDPEMIQEVLDVMVDLSKQNITMVCVTHEMGFARQVADRVIFMDQGQIIEQGTPEHFFTSTENPRAKEFLSKIIHNG; encoded by the coding sequence ATGATTTCTTTAGAACATGTAAATAAGTATTTTGGGGAGCATCACGTTTTAAAAGATATTACTTTGAATGTAGAACAAGGAGAAAAAATTGTCATTATCGGACCCTCTGGCTCTGGCAAAAGTACATTAATTCGGTGTATGAACCAATTGGAAAAAGTCAATGATGGTTCCGTCGTAATTGATAACATTGACATCACCAAACCGAAAGCACCGATTCAAAAGGTTCGCCAGAAAGTTGCCATGGTCTTTCAAAATTTTAACTTATATGCTCATAAAACGATTATTGATAATTTAACGTTAGCACCGATTAAAGTGATGGGCGTTTCCAAAGAAGAAGCGGTTCGTACTGGCATGGAGTATTTAGAACGAGTCGGTTTGGCTGATAAAGCTTCTGCTTATCCTTCGCAGCTTTCTGGCGGGCAGCAACAACGGGTCGCTATTGCTCGTGCCTTAAATATGCATCCTGAGATTATCCTTTTTGATGAACCGACTTCGGCACTTGATCCAGAAATGATTCAAGAAGTTTTAGATGTAATGGTCGATCTTTCCAAACAAAATATTACCATGGTTTGTGTCACACATGAGATGGGCTTTGCTCGTCAAGTGGCTGACCGTGTAATCTTCATGGACCAAGGACAGATTATTGAACAAGGAACGCCTGAACATTTCTTTACAAGCACTGAAAACCCTCGTGCAAAAGAATTTCTAAGTAAAATTATTCATAACGGGTAA
- the racE gene encoding glutamate racemase, giving the protein MRMSNQEAIGLIDSGVGGLTVLKEALKQLPNERLIYLGDTARCPYGPRPAEQVVQFTWEMADFLLKKRIKMLVIACNTATAVALEEIKAALPIPVVGVILPGARAAVKVTKNNKIGVIGTLGTIKSASYEIAIKSKAPAIEVTSLACPKFVPIVESNQYRSSVAKKIVAETLQALQLKGLDTLILGCTHYPLLRPVIQNVMGSHVTLIDSGAETVGEVSMLLDYFDIAHTPEAPKQTHEFYTTGSAKMFEEIASSWLGIENLKAQQIHLGGNEND; this is encoded by the coding sequence ATGAGAATGAGCAATCAAGAAGCCATTGGATTAATTGATTCTGGCGTTGGTGGATTAACTGTTTTAAAGGAAGCGCTAAAACAATTACCAAATGAACGATTAATTTATTTAGGAGATACAGCCCGTTGCCCATATGGTCCACGACCAGCCGAACAAGTCGTTCAGTTTACTTGGGAAATGGCCGATTTTTTATTGAAAAAACGAATAAAAATGCTAGTAATCGCATGTAATACCGCGACGGCTGTCGCATTAGAAGAAATTAAAGCTGCCTTGCCAATTCCAGTTGTCGGTGTTATTTTACCTGGCGCACGAGCAGCCGTTAAAGTCACAAAAAATAACAAAATTGGTGTCATAGGTACCTTAGGGACAATCAAAAGTGCTTCCTATGAAATCGCCATTAAAAGTAAGGCACCAGCAATTGAGGTGACTAGTTTAGCTTGCCCTAAATTTGTCCCCATTGTTGAAAGTAATCAATATCGTTCTTCCGTAGCAAAAAAAATTGTGGCAGAAACACTTCAAGCACTACAATTAAAAGGACTTGATACGTTGATTTTAGGTTGTACCCATTACCCGTTGTTACGTCCGGTGATTCAAAATGTGATGGGGAGTCATGTGACATTAATTGACTCAGGAGCCGAAACAGTTGGCGAAGTCAGCATGCTTCTCGATTATTTTGACATTGCCCATACGCCTGAAGCGCCTAAACAGACCCATGAATTTTATACAACTGGTTCTGCAAAAATGTTTGAAGAGATTGCAAGCAGTTGGCTTGGTATAGAGAACTTAAAAGCACAACAGATTCACTTAGGAGGAAACGAAAATGATTAG
- a CDS encoding transporter substrate-binding domain-containing protein, with protein MKKQNKWLAGLSLLVLAGIIVGCGSGNNDSTSKSASSNKTVTVEQLKKAGKIKVGVKEDIPNFGYMNPDTNKNEGMEPDIARLIAKEITGSEENVEFVGVTAKTRGPLLDNGELDMVIATFTITDERKKTYNFTTPYYTDEIGFLVRKEDNFSSMKDLDGKTIGVAQSATTKENLEKKAQEEGIKFTYQELGSYPELKTALTSKRIDAFSVDKSILSGYVDGKTEILKDGFSPQEYGITTKKANTELNDYLNGLIEKWEKDGTLEKIYQDWGLKS; from the coding sequence ATGAAAAAACAAAATAAATGGCTAGCTGGACTCTCCTTACTTGTATTAGCAGGCATCATTGTTGGCTGTGGTAGCGGCAACAATGACTCAACTTCCAAAAGTGCTTCATCAAACAAAACGGTCACAGTAGAACAATTAAAAAAAGCAGGGAAAATTAAAGTAGGTGTCAAAGAAGACATTCCTAATTTTGGCTATATGAATCCTGATACAAACAAAAATGAAGGAATGGAACCAGATATTGCACGCTTGATTGCGAAAGAAATTACCGGCAGCGAAGAGAATGTGGAATTTGTGGGCGTGACAGCGAAAACGCGCGGTCCCCTTTTAGACAATGGTGAACTAGATATGGTAATTGCTACATTTACAATTACTGATGAACGTAAAAAGACTTATAATTTTACAACTCCTTATTATACAGATGAGATTGGTTTCCTTGTGCGCAAAGAGGATAACTTCTCCAGCATGAAAGATTTAGACGGAAAAACAATCGGCGTTGCACAATCTGCTACGACAAAAGAAAACTTAGAGAAAAAAGCGCAAGAGGAAGGAATCAAATTTACTTATCAAGAATTAGGTTCCTATCCAGAATTAAAAACAGCGTTAACTTCTAAACGAATTGATGCATTTTCAGTGGATAAATCAATCCTATCTGGCTATGTGGATGGCAAGACAGAAATTTTAAAAGATGGTTTTTCGCCACAAGAATATGGAATTACCACAAAGAAAGCAAATACTGAATTAAATGATTATCTAAATGGTTTAATTGAAAAATGGGAAAAAGACGGCACACTAGAAAAAATTTATCAAGACTGGGGCTTAAAAAGTTAA
- a CDS encoding amino acid ABC transporter permease: MPFSEEMRQLLTANNFQFLFNGLKLTLYISFVSIILSTIFGTILAVLRNQTHGPLKLLASIYVEVVRNIPNLLWIYVIFLIFKIKSIPAGIVSFTVFTTAALAEIIRGGLNGVDKGQIEAARSQGFSNWQILYHIVLPQAIRNVLPAIVSQFVTVIKDTSFLYSVIALQELFGKSYILMGRYAQTGQVFTIYGIVALIYFIINFSISQFSRWLSRNWAKSY, encoded by the coding sequence ATGCCTTTTTCAGAAGAAATGCGTCAATTACTGACAGCAAATAATTTTCAATTTCTATTTAACGGCTTAAAATTGACGCTCTATATTTCCTTCGTCTCAATTATTTTGAGTACGATTTTTGGCACCATTCTAGCCGTTTTGCGAAATCAAACCCATGGACCACTGAAGTTACTTGCCAGTATTTATGTAGAAGTGGTGCGTAATATTCCAAACTTATTGTGGATTTATGTTATTTTTTTGATTTTCAAAATCAAATCCATACCTGCTGGAATTGTGAGTTTTACTGTGTTTACCACCGCTGCTTTAGCGGAAATTATTCGTGGTGGTTTAAATGGGGTCGACAAAGGCCAAATTGAAGCGGCACGTTCTCAAGGTTTTTCAAATTGGCAAATTCTTTATCATATTGTTTTGCCTCAAGCCATTCGCAATGTCTTACCAGCAATTGTTTCTCAGTTTGTTACTGTCATCAAGGATACAAGTTTCTTGTATTCCGTGATTGCTTTACAAGAACTCTTTGGCAAATCTTATATCTTAATGGGGCGCTACGCACAAACAGGACAAGTATTCACTATTTACGGAATCGTCGCCCTAATTTATTTCATTATTAACTTTAGTATCTCACAATTTTCACGTTGGCTTTCACGAAATTGGGCGAAAAGTTATTAA
- a CDS encoding DeoR/GlpR family DNA-binding transcription regulator, producing MKSSLETIEKRQQNILALLQKNKQMTTYKLADALNVSLSTIRRDLNVLETKNDIIRKYGYCIYNDQNQKDFDQSGLELLKQAIARVACSYLSDYDTVFINSSSTALNILHYLKADHLTIVTNNLKIATKPHVSQYNYILTGGELRFPKEVLVGDIAINTITATHADVCVIGCSGVSLEHGVTTKIFNEAKINELMIKQTTKVKILVADHRKIGLTSKFKIADITAFDCLITDKHCSSTLITELRKTGLKVIQVD from the coding sequence TTGAAAAGTTCATTAGAAACCATTGAAAAAAGGCAACAAAACATTCTCGCGCTGCTGCAAAAAAACAAACAAATGACTACCTATAAATTAGCAGATGCTTTAAATGTTTCCTTAAGCACAATTCGTCGTGATTTAAATGTCTTAGAAACTAAGAATGACATCATTCGAAAATATGGGTATTGTATTTACAACGACCAAAATCAGAAAGACTTTGATCAATCAGGACTGGAGTTATTAAAACAAGCCATTGCTCGTGTTGCTTGTAGCTATCTAAGTGATTATGATACCGTTTTCATTAATTCAAGTTCCACTGCTTTGAATATTCTCCATTATTTAAAGGCCGACCATCTGACCATCGTAACGAATAATTTAAAAATTGCCACCAAGCCTCATGTTTCTCAATACAATTATATTTTGACCGGAGGCGAATTACGTTTTCCCAAAGAAGTTCTGGTAGGAGATATTGCCATTAACACAATCACCGCAACGCATGCCGATGTTTGCGTAATTGGCTGTAGCGGGGTCAGTTTAGAACATGGCGTCACTACAAAAATTTTCAATGAAGCAAAAATTAATGAGCTTATGATAAAACAAACAACAAAAGTAAAAATTCTGGTCGCGGACCATCGAAAAATCGGCTTGACATCTAAATTTAAAATTGCTGATATTACCGCTTTTGATTGTTTGATTACAGACAAACATTGCTCATCAACTTTAATTACAGAACTTCGTAAGACCGGCTTAAAGGTTATCCAAGTCGACTAA
- the pheT gene encoding phenylalanine--tRNA ligase subunit beta produces MLVSYKWLNEYVNLSNVTPQELADKMSVTGIEVEGVAVPEEGLKKIVVGEVKECVPHPNSDHLSICQVDIGEEELSQIVCGAPNVKAGIKVIVALPGSRIAGNQKIKKGKMRGEVSNGMICSLEELGYSDNVVPKAYAEGIYYLPQEAVNGTPVFPYLDMDDAIIELSITPNRADALSMRGVAYEVGAIYRQTPQFNDPELKEDASDNVENYVTVTVEDSQDAPAYQIRVIKDVTIAESPQWLQNRLMNEGIRPINNVVDVTNYILLLFGQPLHAFDYQKLDSKEILVRRATAAEELITLDGETRQLTEENIVITNGKTPVGLAGVMGGANSEISQETTTVALEAALFNPLSIRKTSKQFNLRSESSSRFEKGINQATVGLACDVAAAMIAELADGTVVSGTAVGSEVAVKEAQVAVTLERINQYLGTALDEATVNEIFEALGFAYEVNQGAYEITIPPRRWDIAIEADIIEEVARIYGYDHLPSTLPSGETVAGSLTKAQHVTRQLKSLLEGHGTSEAISYALTTEEKSRQFMMKESQTTRLQWPMSEERSVLRMNLISGLLDDVAYNVARKNNNIAFYEVGRVFYQTEDPTKNLPTEENHLALALTGNTMVKDWQTKATAVDFYTVKGLVESIVAVLGLTEKISYQATTAIPEMHPGRTAWIYLEDEVVGFVGQVHPTTAKAYDIPETYVAELNLQQLVATEAGGVTYEAVSKFPAVSRDIALLVDETVTNQELVKTISDNAGKYLKEIHLFDVYQGEKLGAGKKSMAYSLTFVNAEATLVDEEINRSMEKVEKALIEKHQVEVR; encoded by the coding sequence ATGTTAGTTTCTTATAAATGGTTAAATGAATATGTTAATCTTTCAAACGTTACTCCGCAAGAATTAGCGGACAAAATGTCTGTGACAGGTATCGAAGTTGAGGGCGTTGCTGTACCTGAAGAAGGATTAAAGAAAATTGTTGTCGGTGAAGTAAAAGAATGTGTTCCTCATCCAAACTCTGACCACTTATCAATTTGCCAAGTAGACATCGGTGAAGAAGAATTGTCACAAATTGTTTGTGGAGCACCAAATGTAAAAGCCGGAATTAAAGTCATCGTAGCATTACCTGGTTCAAGAATTGCAGGAAATCAAAAAATTAAAAAAGGCAAAATGCGTGGCGAAGTCTCTAACGGAATGATTTGTTCGTTAGAAGAGCTAGGGTATTCAGATAATGTCGTACCAAAAGCCTATGCTGAAGGGATTTATTATTTACCTCAAGAAGCAGTGAATGGGACACCTGTTTTCCCTTATTTAGACATGGATGATGCGATTATTGAATTATCAATTACACCAAACCGTGCAGATGCACTAAGTATGAGAGGGGTAGCCTATGAAGTTGGCGCAATTTATCGTCAAACGCCTCAGTTTAATGATCCCGAACTCAAAGAAGATGCTTCAGATAACGTGGAAAATTACGTAACAGTGACTGTTGAAGATTCACAAGATGCACCAGCGTATCAAATTCGTGTCATTAAAGATGTGACGATTGCAGAAAGTCCTCAGTGGTTGCAAAATCGATTGATGAATGAAGGAATCCGTCCGATTAACAATGTGGTGGACGTGACAAATTATATTTTATTATTATTTGGTCAACCATTGCATGCATTTGATTATCAAAAATTAGATAGCAAAGAAATCTTGGTTCGTCGAGCAACAGCAGCAGAAGAACTAATTACATTAGATGGTGAAACACGTCAATTAACAGAAGAAAATATCGTCATTACGAATGGAAAAACGCCTGTCGGCTTAGCCGGAGTAATGGGTGGGGCTAATTCTGAAATCAGTCAAGAAACAACAACTGTGGCTTTAGAAGCGGCATTGTTCAATCCATTGTCTATTCGCAAAACGTCTAAACAATTCAATTTACGGAGTGAATCTTCAAGTAGATTTGAAAAAGGCATCAACCAAGCGACAGTTGGGTTAGCTTGTGATGTGGCAGCCGCGATGATTGCAGAGTTAGCCGACGGAACAGTGGTTTCAGGCACTGCAGTTGGTTCTGAAGTGGCCGTTAAAGAAGCGCAGGTAGCTGTGACTTTAGAACGAATCAACCAATATTTAGGTACTGCATTAGATGAAGCAACGGTGAATGAAATTTTTGAAGCACTCGGTTTTGCTTATGAAGTAAATCAAGGCGCATATGAAATTACGATTCCACCAAGACGTTGGGATATTGCGATTGAAGCAGATATTATTGAAGAAGTGGCGCGCATTTATGGATATGATCATTTACCTTCAACATTGCCAAGTGGAGAAACAGTTGCTGGAAGTCTAACCAAAGCACAACATGTTACGCGCCAATTAAAGAGCTTACTGGAAGGTCATGGTACGAGTGAAGCCATCAGCTATGCGTTGACAACAGAAGAAAAATCCCGTCAATTTATGATGAAAGAAAGTCAAACAACACGTTTGCAATGGCCAATGAGTGAAGAGCGTTCTGTGTTACGTATGAACTTAATTTCTGGTTTATTAGATGATGTCGCATACAATGTGGCGCGTAAAAATAATAATATCGCCTTCTACGAAGTAGGACGCGTTTTCTACCAAACAGAAGATCCAACAAAAAATTTACCTACAGAAGAAAATCACTTAGCACTTGCTTTAACTGGTAATACAATGGTTAAAGATTGGCAAACAAAAGCAACAGCCGTTGATTTTTATACAGTAAAAGGCTTAGTGGAAAGTATTGTAGCTGTTTTAGGATTAACAGAAAAAATCAGTTATCAAGCGACAACGGCGATTCCAGAAATGCATCCAGGCCGGACAGCATGGATTTATTTAGAAGATGAAGTGGTTGGTTTTGTCGGACAAGTTCACCCAACGACAGCAAAAGCGTACGATATTCCTGAAACATATGTTGCTGAATTAAACTTGCAACAATTAGTAGCCACAGAAGCAGGCGGGGTTACTTATGAAGCAGTTTCTAAATTCCCAGCAGTTTCTCGAGATATTGCTTTATTAGTCGATGAAACAGTTACCAATCAAGAACTAGTTAAAACTATTTCAGATAACGCAGGTAAATATTTGAAAGAGATTCATTTATTTGATGTATATCAAGGTGAAAAACTAGGCGCTGGCAAAAAATCAATGGCGTATAGTTTAACTTTCGTTAATGCAGAAGCGACATTAGTGGATGAAGAAATTAACCGTTCAATGGAAAAAGTTGAAAAAGCGCTAATTGAAAAACATCAAGTAGAAGTAAGATAA
- a CDS encoding metallophosphoesterase, giving the protein MKILVVSDNHGDRDCLVDLVNHYEGQVDALFHCGDSELEPTDELWQKLIVVQGNCDFYDEFPKTVTKKVGDQVIYMTHGHLANVRMGLTTLALQAEEAGATIALFGHTHVLGAERHNNILFVNPGSIRLPRGPVQEKTYAIIESTPEQYLVQYYNKEHQPLERLKATFTK; this is encoded by the coding sequence ATGAAAATCTTGGTAGTAAGCGATAACCATGGCGATCGCGACTGTTTAGTTGACTTAGTGAATCATTATGAAGGACAAGTCGATGCACTCTTTCACTGTGGTGATTCTGAATTAGAACCGACAGATGAACTTTGGCAGAAATTAATTGTAGTCCAAGGAAATTGTGATTTTTATGATGAATTTCCCAAAACTGTGACTAAAAAAGTGGGGGATCAAGTTATTTATATGACACATGGTCATTTAGCCAATGTTAGAATGGGACTCACGACACTTGCTTTACAAGCGGAAGAAGCAGGAGCGACAATTGCCTTATTTGGTCACACTCATGTACTGGGCGCAGAGCGACACAATAACATTCTCTTTGTTAATCCGGGAAGTATTCGTTTACCTCGTGGACCAGTTCAAGAGAAAACATATGCCATAATTGAAAGTACACCTGAACAATATCTCGTTCAGTACTATAACAAAGAGCACCAACCATTGGAACGATTAAAGGCAACGTTTACGAAGTAA
- the pheS gene encoding phenylalanine--tRNA ligase subunit alpha has protein sequence MTLQAQLEALRDNTLKEIAQVATLKELNQIRVETLGKKGPITEVLRGMKNLSPEERPVVGGFANEIRDLLTEAIEARKVVLENEALNAALKEESLDVTLPGKQMPQGTRHILTQVMEEIEDIFLGMGYQVVEGYEVESDHYNFERMNLPKDHPARDMQDTFYISDEMLIRTHTSPVQARTMEKHDFSKGALRMISPGKVFRRDTDDATHSHQFHQIEGLVVDKNVTMGDLKGTLEVMMKKMFGEDRKIRLRPSYFPFTEPSVEVDVSCFKCGGAGCNVCKHTGWIEILGAGMVHPDVLQMSGIDPTEYSGFAFGLGPDRVAMLRYGVNDIRNFYQNDLRFLNQFKVKE, from the coding sequence ATGACATTACAAGCGCAATTAGAAGCTCTTAGAGACAATACGCTCAAAGAAATCGCACAAGTTGCTACTTTAAAAGAATTAAACCAAATTCGCGTAGAAACATTAGGGAAAAAAGGGCCAATCACCGAAGTATTAAGAGGCATGAAAAACCTTTCACCAGAAGAACGACCAGTGGTGGGGGGCTTTGCAAATGAAATTCGTGATTTATTAACAGAAGCAATTGAAGCGCGCAAAGTTGTTTTAGAAAACGAAGCGTTAAATGCGGCACTAAAAGAAGAAAGTTTAGATGTAACTTTACCTGGGAAACAAATGCCTCAAGGCACACGTCATATTTTGACACAAGTTATGGAAGAAATTGAAGATATTTTCTTAGGCATGGGTTATCAAGTAGTGGAAGGATACGAAGTAGAATCGGATCACTATAATTTCGAACGCATGAATCTACCAAAAGATCATCCGGCACGCGACATGCAAGATACGTTTTATATTTCAGATGAGATGTTAATTCGTACGCATACTTCACCAGTTCAAGCTCGAACAATGGAAAAACACGATTTTTCAAAAGGTGCATTACGAATGATTTCTCCTGGGAAAGTATTCCGTCGTGATACAGATGATGCGACACATAGTCACCAATTCCATCAGATTGAAGGCCTTGTTGTCGATAAAAATGTCACAATGGGTGATTTAAAAGGGACGTTAGAAGTCATGATGAAAAAAATGTTTGGTGAAGATCGTAAAATTCGTTTACGTCCTAGCTATTTCCCTTTTACAGAACCTTCAGTCGAAGTAGATGTTAGCTGTTTTAAATGTGGCGGCGCAGGTTGTAACGTCTGCAAACATACAGGTTGGATTGAAATTTTAGGTGCGGGGATGGTTCATCCAGATGTGTTACAAATGTCAGGGATTGATCCAACAGAGTACTCAGGCTTTGCCTTTGGCTTAGGACCAGATCGCGTTGCTATGTTACGTTATGGTGTAAATGATATCCGTAATTTTTATCAAAATGATTTACGTTTCTTAAATCAATTCAAGGTAAAGGAGTAG